Proteins from one Bacteroides mediterraneensis genomic window:
- the rplD gene encoding 50S ribosomal protein L4: protein MEVNVLNIKGEETGRKVALNEAIFGITPNDHAIYLDVKQYMANQRQGTHKSKERSEISGSTRKLGRQKGGGGARRGDINSPVLVGGARVFGPKPRDYWFKLNKKVKTLARKSALAYKAQANSIVVVEDFTFEAPKTKEFVNVVNNLKVAGKKLLMVLPEANKNVYLSARNLERTNLAIASALNTYSVLNAETLVVTESALKAIEETLVK, encoded by the coding sequence ATGGAAGTTAACGTTTTAAATATCAAGGGTGAAGAAACCGGAAGAAAGGTGGCTTTGAATGAGGCTATCTTCGGAATCACTCCAAATGATCACGCTATCTATCTGGATGTAAAACAGTATATGGCTAATCAGCGCCAGGGTACTCACAAGTCTAAGGAAAGAAGCGAAATCAGTGGCTCTACTCGTAAATTAGGCCGTCAGAAAGGTGGTGGCGGTGCACGTCGTGGTGATATCAACTCTCCAGTATTGGTGGGTGGTGCTCGTGTATTCGGTCCGAAACCTCGTGACTATTGGTTCAAACTGAACAAGAAAGTGAAGACTCTGGCTCGTAAGTCTGCTTTGGCATATAAAGCTCAGGCTAACAGCATCGTGGTGGTTGAAGACTTCACTTTTGAAGCTCCTAAGACTAAAGAATTCGTAAACGTTGTGAATAATCTTAAAGTGGCTGGTAAAAAGCTACTTATGGTTTTGCCGGAAGCAAATAAAAACGTATATTTGTCTGCTCGTAACTTAGAGCGTACAAATCTTGCAATTGCTTCTGCGCTGAATACATACTCTGTATTGAACGCAGAAACTCTTGTTGTGACAGAAAGTGCATTGAAAGCTATCGAGGAAACCTTAGTGAAATAA